A genome region from Chitinophagales bacterium includes the following:
- the lpdA gene encoding dihydrolipoyl dehydrogenase codes for MYNITVIGSGPGGYIAAIRSAQLGFKVALVEKYPNALGGTCTNVGCIPSKALLDSSEHYHAATHKFKDHGIDVKGLEVDFKKVVARKADIVKQNNDGIAFLMKKNKIDVYAGTGSFVTKNKIAVTAADGSKQEIETEKTIIATGSKPTSLPFITIDKKRIITSTEALSLSEIPQHLIIIGGGIIGVELGSVYRRLGSKVTVIEYLDKIVPSMDEDISRELLRILKKDGMEFHLGTKVTGATAKGKNVTVTAETKAGEKLELKGDYCLVAVGRSPYTSGLGLENVGIKTDERGRIPVNGNLETSVAGIYAIGDVIVGAMLAHKAEEEGVFVAETIAGQKPHINYHLIPGVAYTWPEAAAVGATEQELKAAGKTVKTGKFPFRALGRSRASGDLDGFVKVIADKETDEILGVHIIGARAADLIIEGVVAMEYRASAEDISRMSHPHPTYTEAFKEACLMATENRPLNM; via the coding sequence ATGTATAATATAACAGTTATTGGTTCGGGTCCCGGAGGCTATATTGCCGCCATTCGCAGTGCTCAATTAGGTTTTAAAGTTGCCCTAGTAGAAAAATACCCCAACGCATTGGGCGGCACTTGCACCAATGTGGGCTGTATTCCATCAAAAGCACTTCTCGATTCTTCGGAACATTACCATGCTGCAACACATAAATTCAAAGACCACGGTATTGATGTAAAAGGATTGGAAGTAGATTTTAAAAAAGTGGTTGCCCGCAAAGCCGATATTGTAAAACAAAACAACGATGGCATTGCCTTCTTAATGAAAAAAAATAAGATTGATGTTTATGCCGGCACCGGAAGTTTTGTAACCAAAAACAAAATTGCCGTTACCGCAGCCGATGGCAGCAAACAAGAAATTGAAACCGAAAAAACCATTATTGCCACAGGCAGCAAACCAACTTCGTTGCCATTTATTACCATAGATAAAAAACGCATTATTACTTCCACCGAAGCACTAAGCCTAAGCGAAATTCCTCAACACCTCATCATAATTGGCGGTGGAATTATTGGTGTGGAATTAGGCTCTGTTTACCGCAGGCTCGGATCTAAAGTTACCGTAATTGAATACTTAGATAAAATAGTTCCTTCTATGGACGAAGATATTAGCCGCGAACTATTGCGTATCCTTAAAAAAGACGGCATGGAGTTTCACCTTGGCACCAAAGTAACCGGAGCCACCGCTAAAGGAAAAAATGTAACCGTAACTGCCGAAACAAAGGCCGGAGAAAAACTAGAACTAAAAGGCGATTACTGTTTAGTAGCCGTTGGCAGAAGTCCATACACCTCAGGTTTAGGACTCGAAAACGTTGGCATAAAAACCGATGAAAGAGGACGCATTCCCGTAAACGGAAACTTAGAAACTTCCGTTGCCGGTATTTACGCAATTGGCGATGTAATTGTGGGCGCCATGCTGGCACACAAAGCAGAAGAAGAAGGCGTATTTGTTGCCGAAACCATTGCAGGTCAAAAACCGCATATCAACTATCACCTCATTCCCGGAGTGGCATACACTTGGCCCGAAGCTGCCGCAGTTGGCGCTACCGAGCAAGAATTAAAAGCTGCCGGAAAAACAGTAAAAACCGGGAAATTTCCATTTAGAGCATTAGGCCGCTCCAGAGCTTCAGGAGATTTAGACGGCTTTGTAAAAGTTATTGCCGATAAAGAAACCGATGAAATTTTGGGCGTACACATTATTGGCGCACGTGCAGCCGATTTAATTATTGAAGGCGTAGTAGCTATGGAATACCGCGCCAGTGCAGAAGATATTTCGCGCATGAGCCATCCGCACCCTACTTATACCGAGGCGTTTAAAGAAGCCTGCCTTATGGCTACCGAAAACCGCCCGCTGAATATGTAA
- a CDS encoding ABC transporter permease — MKSLLILWKVFTQSLRLSFEELRAAKLRSFLSLMGITIGILCIVSIRTAVNSMEMNIRNSIESIGNNVLYIQKWPWIWSDNYPWWRYVNRPSVNPREMQFLKERLKNASAVSIQYTVGGKSIMAGERTASGVSFEGVSYDYDKVKSLEFVQGRYFTAGEILSGAPVAIVGNEVAETLFPGFAQVVGREVRLEGIKVTIIGVLKKEGNDILGFSADNNAIVPYGILSNFISLNNSENDPLIAVLPKPGIKVADLKYEIKGTMRSIRRLPPNIDDNFSVNQVSVFSEGIKSIFAVINLAGFIIGFFSVIVGGFGIANIMFVSVKERTYIIGIKKAIGAKQLYILLEFLLEAILLCVIGGIAGLLAVVALFQVLEYGLKHWAETDFTFFITAENIAIGIGISVATGIISGFIPAWNASRMKPVDAIRS; from the coding sequence ATGAAAAGCCTGCTAATTCTTTGGAAAGTTTTTACACAGAGTTTGCGCCTGTCGTTCGAAGAGTTGCGGGCTGCAAAGTTGCGTTCTTTTCTTTCGCTAATGGGAATTACCATTGGCATATTGTGTATAGTAAGCATACGCACGGCAGTAAATTCTATGGAAATGAATATCCGCAACAGTATAGAATCTATTGGCAACAATGTGCTGTATATTCAAAAATGGCCGTGGATATGGAGCGATAATTATCCTTGGTGGCGCTATGTGAACCGCCCGAGTGTGAACCCGCGCGAGATGCAGTTTTTAAAAGAGCGCCTAAAGAATGCTTCGGCAGTTTCTATTCAATACACGGTGGGTGGCAAAAGTATTATGGCAGGCGAGCGTACGGCAAGCGGGGTTTCTTTTGAAGGTGTTTCTTACGATTACGATAAAGTGAAATCGCTGGAGTTTGTGCAAGGGCGCTATTTTACGGCAGGTGAAATTTTGAGTGGTGCTCCGGTTGCCATTGTTGGAAATGAAGTGGCAGAAACGCTCTTTCCGGGCTTTGCACAAGTTGTAGGGAGAGAAGTAAGATTAGAAGGCATAAAAGTTACCATAATTGGTGTGTTGAAGAAAGAAGGGAACGATATACTCGGTTTTAGTGCCGATAACAATGCCATAGTGCCTTATGGAATTCTCAGCAACTTTATTAGTTTGAATAACAGCGAAAACGATCCGCTTATAGCCGTATTGCCCAAACCGGGAATAAAAGTGGCAGATCTTAAATACGAAATAAAAGGAACCATGCGCAGCATTAGGCGCTTGCCTCCCAATATAGACGATAATTTTTCGGTGAATCAGGTAAGTGTGTTTAGCGAAGGCATAAAATCCATTTTTGCGGTTATCAATTTGGCAGGTTTTATTATTGGATTTTTCTCGGTAATTGTGGGTGGTTTTGGCATTGCCAATATCATGTTTGTGAGTGTAAAAGAGCGCACCTACATTATTGGAATTAAGAAAGCTATTGGTGCTAAGCAGCTATACATTCTATTAGAATTTTTATTAGAAGCTATTTTGCTTTGTGTAATTGGGGGAATTGCAGGATTGCTGGCGGTGGTGGCACTTTTTCAAGTGTTGGAATATGGCTTAAAACATTGGGCAGAAACTGATTTCACATTCTTTATTACCGCAGAAAATATAGCCATAGGTATAGGTATTTCTGTAGCCACCGGAATTATTTCGGGTTTTATTCCGGCATGGAATGCATCGCGCATGAAGCCCGTAGATGCTATTAGGAGCTGA
- a CDS encoding AAA family ATPase: MEIVSSSSVNISELNERINRESAFVDVLSMEIGKVIVGQKYMTERLMLALLANGHILLEGVPGLAKTLSIKSLAQAINAKFSRIQFTPDLLPADLVGTMIYNQKENAFTVKQGPVFANFVLADEINRAPAKVQSALLEAMQEKQVTIGENTYKLEEPFLVLATQNPIEQEGTYPLPEAQVDRFMLKVVITYPKKEEERLIIRQSLENETRNIHQVINKDQILAARKTVREVYMDEKIERYILDIVFASRSPKEYKLTKLEGLISYGGSPRASINLALAAKAYAFIKRRGYVIPEDVRAVCHDVMRHRIGLTYEAEAQNISTEEVVNEILNAVEVP; the protein is encoded by the coding sequence ATGGAAATAGTTTCTTCTTCATCGGTAAACATTAGCGAGCTTAATGAGCGCATCAATCGCGAGAGTGCATTTGTAGATGTGCTTAGTATGGAAATTGGGAAAGTAATTGTGGGGCAAAAGTATATGACCGAGCGCCTTATGCTGGCATTGCTTGCCAACGGACATATATTGCTGGAAGGTGTACCGGGACTAGCAAAAACGCTTTCTATAAAATCTTTGGCACAAGCTATAAATGCTAAATTCAGCCGTATTCAGTTTACTCCAGATTTGCTGCCTGCCGATTTGGTGGGAACCATGATTTACAATCAAAAAGAGAATGCCTTTACCGTAAAGCAAGGTCCGGTATTTGCCAACTTTGTGCTTGCTGATGAAATAAACCGTGCTCCCGCAAAAGTACAAAGTGCCTTGCTCGAAGCCATGCAAGAAAAACAAGTAACCATTGGCGAAAATACCTATAAATTAGAAGAGCCGTTTTTAGTACTTGCCACACAAAACCCAATAGAGCAAGAAGGAACTTACCCGCTGCCCGAAGCGCAGGTAGATCGCTTTATGCTAAAGGTGGTAATTACCTACCCAAAGAAAGAAGAGGAGCGATTGATTATTCGCCAAAGTTTAGAAAACGAAACACGCAACATACATCAAGTAATAAATAAAGACCAAATACTGGCTGCTCGTAAAACAGTACGCGAAGTATATATGGATGAAAAAATCGAGCGCTATATTCTCGATATTGTTTTTGCATCGCGCAGCCCCAAAGAGTATAAACTAACTAAGCTCGAAGGGTTGATTAGCTATGGTGGTTCGCCTCGTGCCAGCATAAATCTTGCATTGGCAGCCAAGGCGTATGCTTTTATTAAACGCAGAGGATATGTAATTCCGGAAGATGTACGTGCTGTTTGCCATGATGTAATGCGCCACCGCATAGGTTTAACTTACGAAGCCGAAGCTCAAAATATTTCTACCGAAGAAGTAGTAAATGAAATTTTGAATGCCGTAGAAGTTCCTTAA
- a CDS encoding DUF58 domain-containing protein — protein sequence MFSGSYHSAFKGRGMSFSEVREYQYGDDIRQIDWNVTARLRTPYIKVFEEERELTVMLLIDVSRSGFFGTQNEFKNHIMAEIGGVLAFSAITNNDKVGVIFFSDRIEKFIPPKKGKSHILRIINDIYDFQSVGKGTDIAAALKLFNNAMKKKCITFLISDFISEKPYKEALNVAARRHDLIGIHLYDRHEAQLPDVGLLHVADAESGKEMWLNSGNKNVRAEYAKTFALRLKETKELFGKCGAELASIRTDENYTVALMNMFKRREMKR from the coding sequence ATTTTCTCGGGCAGTTACCACTCTGCATTTAAAGGTCGAGGCATGAGTTTTAGCGAAGTGCGCGAATACCAATATGGAGACGATATTCGGCAGATTGATTGGAACGTAACGGCACGTTTGCGTACACCATACATAAAAGTTTTTGAAGAAGAACGCGAGCTTACCGTAATGCTTCTGATAGATGTAAGCCGCTCCGGTTTTTTTGGAACTCAAAACGAATTCAAAAACCACATTATGGCTGAAATTGGCGGTGTGCTTGCTTTTTCTGCCATTACCAACAACGATAAAGTAGGAGTAATTTTCTTTAGTGATAGAATAGAAAAGTTTATTCCCCCCAAGAAAGGTAAAAGCCACATACTCCGAATTATAAACGATATATACGATTTTCAATCGGTAGGAAAGGGAACCGATATTGCTGCGGCATTAAAGTTGTTTAATAATGCCATGAAGAAAAAGTGTATTACTTTTTTAATCAGCGATTTTATTTCAGAAAAGCCATATAAAGAGGCACTTAATGTTGCGGCACGTAGGCACGATTTAATAGGTATTCATTTGTACGATAGGCACGAGGCGCAACTACCCGATGTGGGCTTGCTGCATGTGGCCGATGCAGAAAGTGGTAAAGAAATGTGGCTAAACTCAGGCAATAAAAACGTGCGTGCCGAGTATGCCAAAACTTTTGCTCTGCGCTTAAAAGAAACCAAAGAACTTTTTGGGAAATGCGGAGCAGAATTGGCAAGCATCCGCACCGATGAAAACTACACAGTGGCACTCATGAATATGTTTAAAAGAAGGGAGATGAAACGATGA
- a CDS encoding VWA domain-containing protein, with protein sequence MSWLQHITFADKWVLLLIPLLWVCSGLWFWFRRKKQFASVSFSSLSAVEKQPQPFKAQFKKGLPFLRVAALSFLLVALARPQTTFNEEKVNTEGIDIVLSMDISTSMLAQDFKPNRLEAAKAEALQFVDARKADRIGLVIFAGESFTQCPVTIDHAIVKNQLKAVKDGILEDGTAIGMGLATAVQRLRESKAKSKVVILMTDGVNNRGLIDPITATDIAMQFGVRVYTIGVGTNGKAYTPVAMDASGKLIFDYADVQIDEKLMREIASKTGGKYFRANNNQKLKEIYEQIDKLEKTKIEVSAYQRKNEVFFPFAVIAALILVVEFIVRFFVTKSIP encoded by the coding sequence GTGAGCTGGCTTCAACATATAACTTTTGCCGATAAATGGGTGCTGCTGCTAATTCCACTGTTGTGGGTGTGTAGTGGTTTGTGGTTTTGGTTTAGAAGAAAAAAGCAGTTTGCCTCGGTTTCATTTTCTTCGTTGTCGGCTGTAGAAAAACAACCGCAGCCATTCAAGGCTCAGTTTAAGAAAGGATTACCCTTTTTGCGTGTGGCAGCATTGAGTTTTTTATTGGTGGCATTGGCTCGCCCACAAACTACTTTTAATGAAGAGAAAGTAAACACAGAGGGAATAGACATTGTGCTTTCTATGGATATTTCTACTTCTATGTTGGCACAGGATTTTAAGCCTAACCGTTTAGAGGCAGCTAAAGCCGAGGCCCTACAATTTGTTGATGCCAGAAAAGCGGATAGAATAGGATTAGTAATTTTTGCCGGAGAAAGTTTTACGCAGTGTCCGGTTACTATAGATCATGCTATTGTAAAGAATCAGTTGAAGGCGGTAAAAGATGGCATACTCGAAGATGGAACAGCCATAGGTATGGGTTTAGCTACTGCCGTGCAGCGTTTGCGCGAAAGCAAGGCAAAAAGTAAGGTGGTAATTTTAATGACAGACGGTGTAAACAATCGCGGTTTAATAGACCCGATAACTGCTACCGATATTGCCATGCAATTTGGTGTGCGCGTTTATACCATTGGCGTAGGTACCAATGGCAAAGCATACACACCGGTAGCAATGGATGCCAGCGGTAAACTTATTTTCGATTATGCCGATGTGCAAATAGACGAAAAACTAATGCGCGAAATTGCCAGCAAAACCGGAGGTAAATACTTTAGGGCAAACAACAATCAAAAGCTGAAAGAAATTTATGAGCAAATAGATAAACTCGAAAAAACTAAAATAGAAGTAAGTGCTTATCAGCGGAAAAACGAAGTGTTTTTTCCGTTTGCCGTAATTGCTGCTTTAATACTGGTTGTAGAGTTTATAGTTAGATTTTTTGTAACAAAATCAATACCATAA
- a CDS encoding VWA domain-containing protein, with product MFRFERPELLYLLLLLLPFVAAYIWFVLWQKKKIAVLGEWHLVRQLMPLTSPKKLHFKFIVWSLAWVFVVLGLANPQIGSRMEKVQRQGIDVMVALDVSNSMLAEDIKPNRLLRAKNFISKFIEELNNDRLGLIVFAGKAYLQMPLTVDYSAAKLYLNTISTGIVPTQGTDIAEAINLAQQSFVKGETKHKALLIITDGEDNEGGAEDAIKQATEEGIKTYILGIGTEKGAPIPAGNSDFKRDENGSIVLSKANFSMMKELASEGKGKAYLIGNSNEAIREILDELGQISTKKFEEYVFTDFNHQFQWCLGIAALLLLFEMLLSEQKFSWKLKQ from the coding sequence ATGTTTCGTTTTGAACGGCCGGAATTATTGTATTTATTGCTGCTGCTGCTACCGTTTGTCGCTGCTTATATATGGTTTGTACTGTGGCAAAAAAAGAAAATAGCTGTATTGGGCGAATGGCATTTGGTGCGCCAATTGATGCCATTGACATCGCCTAAAAAGTTGCACTTTAAATTTATAGTTTGGAGTTTGGCTTGGGTGTTTGTGGTATTGGGTTTGGCAAACCCGCAAATAGGCAGCCGTATGGAAAAAGTACAGCGCCAAGGAATAGATGTAATGGTGGCATTGGATGTATCCAACAGTATGTTGGCAGAAGATATAAAACCCAACCGCCTGTTGCGTGCCAAAAACTTTATTTCAAAATTTATAGAAGAGCTTAATAACGACCGCTTAGGCTTAATTGTATTTGCCGGAAAAGCATATTTGCAAATGCCGCTTACGGTAGATTATTCGGCAGCAAAATTGTATTTAAACACTATTTCAACCGGTATAGTGCCCACGCAAGGAACCGATATTGCAGAGGCCATAAATTTAGCGCAGCAAAGTTTTGTAAAAGGTGAAACCAAACACAAAGCACTGCTCATTATTACCGATGGCGAAGACAACGAAGGCGGTGCCGAAGATGCCATTAAGCAGGCTACCGAAGAAGGAATAAAAACATACATACTCGGTATTGGAACCGAAAAGGGTGCGCCTATTCCGGCAGGAAACAGCGATTTTAAACGCGATGAAAATGGCTCAATTGTATTATCGAAAGCAAACTTTTCGATGATGAAAGAATTAGCCTCCGAGGGCAAAGGGAAAGCATATTTAATAGGCAATAGCAACGAGGCTATTCGCGAAATATTAGATGAGCTGGGGCAAATTAGCACCAAAAAATTTGAAGAGTATGTGTTTACAGATTTCAATCACCAGTTCCAATGGTGCTTAGGCATTGCAGCATTGCTACTGTTGTTTGAAATGCTGCTTAGCGAACAAAAATTTTCATGGAAATTAAAACAGTGA
- a CDS encoding tetratricopeptide repeat protein, whose amino-acid sequence MTKHVFSSCNWALFIVLASMATNAVRAQEEKTLTREGNNLFKKEKYDEAEISYRKALEQKKNMPEATFNLGDAVYQQKRFDEAAKQFEQSIQTNADKSVKAKAYHNLGNTYLSQQKYKEAADAFKSSLKLNPKDNDTRYNLAYANAKLQQQQQQQQNQDNDKDKQQNKDQKDNQQNQQNKQDNKNDQQQNKDQDKQQQADNNQQEQKQNTQPKLSKEEAEKLLQALQHEEQKANQKMQKANATPAKVKVEKDW is encoded by the coding sequence ATGACGAAACATGTTTTTAGTAGTTGCAATTGGGCGTTGTTTATAGTGCTTGCGAGCATGGCAACCAATGCTGTGCGGGCGCAAGAAGAAAAAACGCTTACACGCGAAGGCAATAATCTTTTTAAGAAAGAAAAATACGATGAAGCAGAAATAAGCTACCGAAAAGCATTGGAGCAAAAGAAGAATATGCCCGAAGCTACTTTCAATTTAGGCGATGCCGTATATCAGCAAAAGCGTTTCGATGAGGCCGCCAAGCAGTTCGAGCAAAGTATTCAAACCAATGCAGATAAAAGCGTGAAGGCAAAGGCGTATCACAACCTTGGCAACACTTACCTTTCGCAGCAGAAGTATAAAGAAGCTGCCGATGCTTTCAAATCTTCGCTAAAATTAAATCCAAAAGATAACGATACGCGCTACAATTTGGCTTATGCAAATGCAAAGTTGCAGCAGCAACAACAGCAGCAACAAAACCAGGATAACGATAAAGACAAACAGCAGAATAAAGACCAAAAAGATAATCAGCAAAACCAACAGAATAAGCAAGATAACAAGAACGACCAGCAGCAGAATAAGGATCAAGATAAGCAGCAACAAGCAGATAATAATCAGCAAGAGCAGAAGCAAAATACTCAACCCAAATTAAGTAAAGAGGAGGCCGAAAAGTTATTGCAAGCACTGCAACACGAAGAGCAAAAGGCCAATCAAAAAATGCAGAAAGCCAATGCCACTCCGGCAAAAGTAAAGGTTGAAAAAGACTGGTAG
- a CDS encoding adenylosuccinate synthase: MYADILLGLQWGDEGKGKIVDYLADKYEIIARFQGGPNAGHTLVIDGVKTVLHTIPSGILKPGVTNVIGNGVVIDPTTLLKEINQLEAKGIDVLPRLLVSKKAHLILPTHKILDAASESSKGADKIGSTLRGIGPTYMDKTGRNGLRIGDMLAKDFRQRYEKIRDKHLHLLTLYNFDFSLKEIEAQWFESIEQLRRLQFIDAEYFLNNALATGKRILAEGAQGTMLDIDFGTYPYVTSSNTVTAAACNGMGVAPTRVREVIGIAKAYCTRVGSGPFPTELLDATGDDLRKKGNEFGATTGRPRRCGWFDLPAMHYACMINGVTQIAITKADVLNDFETINVCTSYEIEGQNLNDIPFDMCGLNIKANYTNIAGWNQSLESYKDFNSLPTPLTNYLDFLSKELNVPITMLSTGPGREELLVRG; encoded by the coding sequence ATGTACGCAGACATTCTCTTAGGGCTTCAATGGGGCGATGAAGGAAAAGGAAAAATTGTAGATTATTTAGCCGATAAATACGAAATTATTGCACGTTTCCAAGGCGGACCAAACGCAGGACACACCTTGGTTATAGATGGTGTAAAAACCGTATTGCACACCATTCCGAGCGGCATACTAAAGCCGGGGGTAACCAATGTAATTGGCAATGGTGTTGTAATTGACCCAACTACCTTACTAAAAGAGATTAATCAGTTAGAAGCAAAAGGAATAGATGTGCTGCCACGCTTATTGGTATCTAAAAAAGCACACCTTATTTTGCCTACCCATAAAATTTTAGATGCGGCTTCGGAGTCTTCGAAAGGTGCCGATAAAATAGGCTCTACCTTGCGCGGTATTGGACCAACTTATATGGACAAAACCGGAAGAAATGGCTTACGCATTGGCGATATGTTGGCTAAAGATTTTCGCCAGCGCTACGAAAAAATTCGCGATAAGCACTTGCACTTACTTACACTTTACAATTTCGATTTTTCATTAAAAGAAATTGAAGCACAGTGGTTTGAAAGCATTGAACAATTAAGACGTTTACAGTTTATTGATGCCGAGTATTTCTTAAATAATGCATTGGCTACAGGCAAGCGCATTCTTGCAGAAGGTGCACAAGGCACTATGCTTGACATTGATTTTGGCACCTATCCTTATGTAACATCTTCTAACACCGTTACGGCTGCCGCTTGCAATGGCATGGGCGTGGCTCCAACCAGAGTGCGCGAAGTAATTGGTATTGCAAAGGCTTATTGCACTAGAGTGGGCAGCGGCCCTTTCCCTACAGAGTTGTTAGATGCCACAGGCGATGACCTTCGCAAAAAAGGAAATGAATTTGGCGCTACCACAGGTCGCCCTCGCAGATGTGGCTGGTTCGATTTACCTGCCATGCACTATGCTTGTATGATAAATGGTGTTACACAAATTGCCATTACAAAAGCTGATGTACTAAACGATTTTGAAACTATCAATGTTTGTACTTCGTACGAAATAGAAGGGCAAAATTTAAACGATATTCCATTTGATATGTGTGGCTTAAACATTAAAGCCAACTATACCAATATTGCAGGTTGGAATCAATCGTTGGAAAGCTATAAAGATTTCAATAGTCTTCCGACTCCTCTCACCAACTATTTAGATTTTCTATCTAAAGAGTTAAACGTGCCTATTACAATGCTTTCTACCGGTCCGGGAAGAGAAGAGTTGCTGGTTCGCGGATAG
- a CDS encoding STAS domain-containing protein, translating into MEIKTEQKEGVLVFYLNGNLLGEHANAPVMEKLKGSLEAGNNKVLFNLAELKFINSTGLGMLLTALTKTRNAGGELTITNVPEQMNKLLVMTKLKDIFNIHSSEEAGMDFLKSA; encoded by the coding sequence ATGGAAATAAAAACAGAACAAAAAGAAGGAGTGTTGGTATTTTACCTCAACGGAAATTTATTGGGTGAGCACGCCAATGCGCCAGTAATGGAGAAGCTAAAAGGCAGTTTAGAAGCCGGAAACAACAAGGTGCTGTTTAACCTAGCCGAGTTAAAATTCATAAACTCTACCGGATTGGGAATGCTACTTACTGCACTTACCAAAACGCGCAATGCCGGAGGTGAACTAACCATTACCAATGTGCCGGAGCAAATGAACAAACTATTAGTAATGACCAAGCTAAAAGATATTTTCAACATCCACTCTAGCGAAGAGGCGGGTATGGATTTTCTTAAAAGCGCTTAA
- the lpxA gene encoding acyl-ACP--UDP-N-acetylglucosamine O-acyltransferase gives MNQPLSFIHPQAELADNVVVEPFVTISKDVVIGEGTWIGSHVTIMEGARIGKNCKIFPGAVISAVPQDLKFKGEKSEVHIGNNVMIREFVTINRGTEATRVTQIGDNSLLMAYVHVAHDCKIGNNCVLANNVNLAGHVEIHDYAILGGNVSIQQFLKIGRHSILSGGTLMNKDVPPFVRAARHPTCYAGVNSIGLRRRGFSSDTINHILDIYRILFVRGYNTTNALKIIEAEIPASPEKDEIVAFVRDSVRGIMKGFNSTTNDD, from the coding sequence ATGAATCAACCTCTTTCTTTTATTCATCCGCAGGCAGAGTTGGCTGATAATGTGGTAGTAGAACCTTTTGTAACCATCTCAAAAGATGTGGTAATTGGCGAAGGAACCTGGATAGGTTCGCATGTAACCATTATGGAGGGGGCACGTATTGGCAAAAACTGTAAAATTTTTCCGGGCGCTGTTATTTCTGCGGTGCCGCAAGATTTAAAATTTAAGGGTGAAAAAAGTGAAGTGCACATTGGCAACAATGTAATGATTCGCGAGTTTGTAACCATCAATAGAGGTACCGAAGCTACTCGCGTTACGCAAATTGGCGACAATTCTTTGCTCATGGCTTATGTGCATGTGGCTCACGATTGTAAAATAGGCAACAACTGTGTGTTGGCAAACAATGTGAACCTGGCAGGGCACGTAGAAATTCACGACTATGCAATTTTGGGAGGAAACGTAAGTATTCAGCAATTTTTAAAAATAGGTAGGCATAGTATTCTTTCCGGAGGCACGCTAATGAATAAAGATGTGCCACCATTTGTACGTGCTGCCCGCCATCCCACTTGCTATGCAGGTGTAAACTCCATTGGCTTGCGAAGAAGAGGTTTTTCATCCGATACCATCAACCACATTCTTGATATTTACAGAATATTGTTTGTGCGTGGGTACAACACTACCAATGCACTAAAAATTATTGAAGCTGAAATTCCAGCCAGTCCTGAAAAGGATGAAATAGTGGCTTTTGTGCGCGATAGTGTACGCGGCATAATGAAAGGGTTTAACAGCACTACCAATGACGATTAA
- a CDS encoding ABC transporter ATP-binding protein: protein MTIKGENIGKRFEEQWIFRNISFEFKHGGIYAVTGKNGSGKSTLLKTIAGFLTPNEGSIKYMLEQAEVAPENAVAHLSFTAPYMDLIDELTVREMVYFHASVRKLVLEPAALIEAIRITDSAAIRNLSSGMRQRLKLALAIFTDSAALFLDEPTANFDAEWERWYVETLAANHKNRLVVIASNHPMEYESLAQQVLSMNA from the coding sequence ATGACGATTAAAGGTGAAAACATAGGTAAGCGGTTTGAAGAGCAATGGATTTTCAGAAACATATCGTTTGAATTTAAACATGGCGGTATATATGCCGTTACGGGTAAAAACGGCAGCGGAAAATCTACCTTGCTTAAAACCATTGCAGGTTTTTTAACCCCAAACGAAGGCTCTATAAAATATATGCTTGAACAAGCAGAAGTGGCACCGGAAAATGCCGTTGCCCACCTGAGTTTTACTGCGCCTTATATGGATTTGATAGATGAATTAACCGTGCGTGAAATGGTGTATTTTCATGCATCGGTGCGCAAGTTAGTGCTAGAGCCCGCTGCGCTTATAGAGGCAATAAGAATTACAGACTCGGCAGCAATACGAAACTTATCGTCCGGCATGCGGCAGCGCTTAAAATTAGCACTGGCTATTTTTACCGATAGTGCCGCGCTTTTTTTAGATGAACCTACGGCTAATTTTGATGCTGAGTGGGAACGGTGGTATGTAGAAACCCTTGCTGCAAATCATAAAAACCGCTTAGTGGTAATTGCTTCGAACCATCCAATGGAATACGAGAGTTTAGCACAGCAAGTGCTTAGTATGAATGCTTAG